Proteins co-encoded in one Cygnus olor isolate bCygOlo1 chromosome 6, bCygOlo1.pri.v2, whole genome shotgun sequence genomic window:
- the LOC121071960 gene encoding inducible T-cell costimulator-like: MKSVAVTFCLLCFQFGALYGADTCSSRPCKNIDQLHVSDPQVMVEFKSGNFKFIFHNPKNVSEFSMTLFKGHEKKEICALHVSKEKAIPKSNVTYCQAEHSNTSTTFILTNLERKHIDTYTYCLEMFLPPPYIDCRLKETYLYIQDKEDCISLGIMSWVTIGLIVFAIISCVCCVAACRLRNKNQQCESNSHEYNSEYMPMAAVNAAKKNKNLRFKLLVA, from the exons gagcTGATACCTGCTCATCAAGACCGTGCAAAAATATAG atcAGCTGCATGTCTCTGACCCCCAGGTGATGGTGGAATTTAAGAGTGGAAACTTTAAGTTCATATTCCACAACCCCAAAAATGTGAGTGAGTTCAGCATGACCCTCTTCAAAGGGCACGAAAAGAAGGAGATCTGTGCTCTCCATGTAAGCAAGGAGAAAGCTATCCCCAAGAGTAACGTCACCTACTGTCAGGCAGAGCATTCAAATACCAGCACCACTTTCATACTCAcaaatctggaaagaaaacacatcgACACTTATACCTACTGCCTGGAGATGTTCTTACCCCCTCCTTACATAGATTGCCGCCTGAAAGAAACCTATTTGTACATCCAGG ATAAGGAAGACTGCATTTCACTGGGAATCATGTCATGGGTAACTATTGGCCTGATTGTGTTTGCCATTATTTCCTGTGTCTGCTGTGTAGCAGCCTGTCGCTTAAGGAACAAG AATCAGCAGTGTGAATCCAACTCCCACGAGTACAACAGTGAATACATGCCCATGGCAGCAGTgaatgcagcaaaaaaaaacaagaatctGAG GTTTAAGTTGCTTGTGGCATAG